The stretch of DNA TGACGATCCTTCCACCCTGGGACTTTGATTGGCAAACGGATTTGTTCGCTATGAGAACCACCTTAGTGCGAACCTGGCCAGCCATGGCCTTTTACTAGGCATCCCAGCCCGACCGCCATTCCTTGTACAGAAAAaaataaatttgttatttttttGCCATATTGTAGGTAAACAATATAGTGttgcaaaaaaacaggaaaaagtaAACACACAAAATGTCATGATAGAAGGAAGAAAATTGTCATGCATGTCAAACTCAATTTAATTTGCCATGATCCAGCAAAGCAATTTGCTATAGACCAGGAACTTAATTTGCCATGGTCCAGCAAAAAGTAATTTGGCACAATTATGAAACTGAAATTGCCATGAGATTTAAATTTTCATGTATGCGAGAACAAAACTTGTAAAACTGTTGTGAGTGTCAACACAAAAAATGCAAAAATACCACAATTTTATTTTGCCATGGTGTGAGCATAAAAAATTGCAATGAAATAAGAAAAGTATAAACTAAAAGGTCAAATTGCCATGGGGCACTATCTAAATTTGCCACCAAGCTTATGATTGATTTGTTGTGCCATATGAATAAAACAATTCCCAAATATTGCCATGTAAGTACTAAGTTTTCTATGACCCAATGAAACTTTTACAAAAAAAAACCCAAAACCTTGGCAAATTTCGTAAAAATGAATTTAgtattttttataaaaaattaaTTGTCacatggaaaaaataaaaaaaactatatTTCTTACTAGAACATGGCAAAATTTTGAGTTTTTTTTACATTGTTCACATGGCAAAAATGGAAACTTTGTTCATATCAAACACGGTAAAATTTTGGAAAAATTTGCAATCGTCGCatggatttttttttaattttgatcTGTAAACCTTGGATAATGTAGAAAATTGCCATGATATTTAAGAAAAAGATTTGTCATCCTATATAGATTTTTTTGCCATGGTATCTAAAAAAGGATTTGCCATGGAATGTACAAATAATTTGCATGGTATATACAATAAAATTGCCATGGTTAAGATGTACAAAAAGCCAGATAACATAGATTTGTTCATGATAGAAATTTAGGAAGAAATTTGTTGACTGAAAAATTATGGCAATACAAAATATATTGCAATTGTCATGGCAGAATTTGTCTTTGTGAGATGTTAAAATTTGCATCAGTGAGATGGCAATTTAGTATTGGTGACATGGCAAAACTTGTATTGGTGACCTTGCAGAAGTTTTAAGAATTTCGACATCGCAACACTTTAATGAAATATTAACCTTGGCAGGCAAAAACACAATGATTTTTCTCTAAACTTGGCATGTGAACATAAAAAAAAGAGTAGATTTGCACGATTTGTCTAAATTTGCCATGAGACAAACTAGATTTTTTTTCAATGAACTGCAATGATTTATCTATTTTCCATGTGACTAAGATGCAATTACAAAAATGCCATACTTTAGATGAACAAGAAggcctaaatttgccatgaaagaaATCAATTATCTACAAAATCCATGTTATGGAACACACAATTATCTACAAATTTGCCATGGGAAAACATTTCAAAAACATGTACACAATTTGCCATGGGAATAACCACAAATCATCTGAGCTTAGTTATTTCTACAATTTGCCATGGGAGTAATTTCAAAGATTGCTATATGAAACATGGCAAATGAACCCAATATTAATCATAAACATCGAACCGATGAAAATATCATGTTGTTGCTGCTTGACCACACACCCAAGGAACTGCCTAAAACAAATGGTCCACTGCCCGTCTACCACCACAACCAGACATTGGCCTTCGAGCGCCATCGGAAAGTAGCTTCCTTGCATGCTTCGCCAGCTCTGCCAACCCACACTTTCTCTGACCCAACTTGCGCACCAGCCCCGGCCCTTCGCCTGAATCGCCCTATACATGGGTATATGATTGGAGGGAGAAAGAAGAGGAGCTGAGTTACTCACTCAGCTAGCAGTCCAGTCGTCGATGCGCAGCTGCGAGAGCCTCCACCCCGATCGGTTGGGTCGAAGAAGGAGAGGCACGAGCGCGACGAGCCGAGAACACCGAGCGGTCTCCATCGCATTCGTGCCATGCGCGTTACATCCACCACTAGCCAGCTATTGAGTCTCACGTCGGCGAGCCAGGACGTTTGAAATGGGTTTGGATTGGTCAGGACATTTGAAATCCCGCAAACCGTCACCAAACATGTGGGAGCTTTGCAGGAGTTCGGACGTCTACCACGTCGGCCCCTGACAACCCGGACCCACcaaacccccccccctctctccctttgcTCTAGAATACTCCATCCCACATTCATGTTGGTCAGAGCAGACGTGACCGACCACTTAGCCGCTCATGATGGCTGACCGTGCGCGTCGCGCGACATTCACACCAGAACCATGACTGAGAGCCTACTCTAGCCGATGCCCACATTGAACCAGTGTCGGTCCGCCCGCTCTAGCTATTTAAGACGACCGATCGCGAACGCAAGCCTTGTACCACCACACCTCTCCTTTCCTCTCCTCTCCCAAATCCGCATATGCCCACCATCGGCCACCGTGATGGACAAGTCTGACGCCTCCAAAGTGGTTCCCCGCGTGCTTCTTTCAATCCGGGGGAAGCTCCAGATCCAGGAGGTGGTCTTCGGCCCCCTCAGCGTCCACGACTCCCTCGAACGTCCAGTTAGAGCCGATCTCCTCGGACAACGTGGAGCAGAAGTGCAGAACCCACCCTTCCTCATCGAGGCCACTGTGCCGGATGAGTTCACGTGACAGATAAAGATCGTGCTGATCGCGGCGCTCAAATCAAACACTGCATCCAATCGCAACATCCAAATCAAACAACGCGTGAAGTTGGAGTCAACCTCTCCATGGCATAGCCCCGGCTTCCACATGGGAAGTTGTGTCAAGGAGGAGACACTGCCATCCCCGTTGTGTCGCAAGCCCAAGAGCCACTGGCGTCCGCTCGCCGTGAAGACAGAGGAGCCGTCCTCCCAAGGGTACTCCAAGCTGTGCGGCCGCCttgactactactccctccgttccaaaatagatgactcaactttatactaactttagtataaagttgagtcatctattttggtggTGACACGTCCTCCTCGGCGGCCAACAAATGTGTCACCGAGGCAGAGGGGCGTGAGCTTCGCAATGCAGCGCGCCTGACGACGTTTGCGAACAAGGACGTCACGCCGGCCTGGCCCTGGATCAGTCCAAGACCACTTTCATCTGTTTAGACTAAATTTTGTCAGAATTtgtgtttgaaacatttgaaatggCCAGACATCTCGTGACTACGTTTGGATGGTTGGCGCCCCGTCCGCTGTCCACGAACTCATTTAGCGTCATCGAATCATTTAGTGTCATCCATTCGGTGATCAGTGTTGGAGTTGCCCTTTCTCATTTTCCCCAAGGATaatgctagtactccaaggaaatcTTACCAATTCGTGGAGAATGCATGCACCTGGTTTACGAATTCTTTGGTGCACTGTGTAAGCTCCAAGTTTGACCGTTTGTGAAGGGAGAGAGACTGGGATGAATGCGTTGGAAATGCTGCCAGCCGGGAGAAGCGCGCGACACGGCCGAGAATAAGAATGATTGCGTATCTTTGGACGGAGAACCAGAAGTGCGTCATCaattcatcaccatcatcacacttTTACGTTGACAGCTAACTACCACCATGAATGTACACTGTACACATCCTTGAGAGCCCTAGGCAGCTCGGTCTGCATTGAAGCTGTGCAGGAGAACACTGGAGTAGTAACTGGAGTACACATTGCGATCCACTGCTGCTTTGCTCGGGCGGGCCTATAAATTCGCACCCTCGCCTGTGCTCTCCCCGCACCACAAGTTCTTCCTCACTCGAGCTATAGCTAgctagccttcttcttcctctctgctaCCAGTGCCATTGTCTGTCCGTGCCTTCCAGGCCCAAGTACTGCCATTTCACGGTATGGAGAAGCGGCGCTGCATTTCTCAATCCTTTCCTTGGTGCATTTCTTGCCTTCTTTCTTGAATCTTGAGTGCTGCTAGGTGCTAGTTGTTCTTAAATCAAGCGCAAACATATATTTGGAGTATGTTTTAGTTTGAACACTGACCATGGATGGATGTGAATGTGCTGCAGGTTGCTAGCTGGAAGTGGAGGATGGAGCGGGCGAACACGGAGCTGTACCTGGAGAACCTGTGCATCATGCAGGCGAACGAGCGGCTCCGGAGGACAGCGCAGCTGCTGGACCAGGAGAACAAGCAGCTCCTCGCCGATGTCAAGCGCAAGCAGCAGCACATGGCGGCCTCCTCCAAGGCGGCGGCCCAGCTGGCGAAGGGCGGCGGACCGTCCGGCGCGGCGCCGTCCAAGTCCGGCAAGCAGCAGCCCCAGTGATCGCGCCGGAGATGCGCGCGCGCGTGCATGCATGCAGTCGTGGAAGCTCTAGTCATCTTTGCCAAAAACTAGCTAGTAGTAGTACCAGTAGTATGTAGTGTACGTACTAGATAGGTCCATTAGAGCTGGCATGGATGGTTTAGTTCTACTTTGGTTATGTAGCTAGTGGTGGCAGCTAGCGCTTCGGGGGTTATATATTTGCATGGCTTTTCTTGTTGCGGTGTGATGGCCTGAGCCCTCATGGGTACGAAAGATAGTTCACGTTATTCCAGTATTGTACTTGCGAAATCTGCAGTTTAACGTGAACAATTTGCGAAAATCCATCTTTTACAAACACGGCGTCATGTTTATGCAATGCCACACAGGTGAACGCGTTTCAACAAGTGAGGCTCCTTGactgattttcttttcttttcgaaaAGGGGTGCCTCACAGGATGCATGCACACAACCATTCTTTGACTGAAATAGGTTCCGAGTTTGCTGGATATTACTTCAATCAGACCACACTATAAACACTAAAAAAACTCTGAGGAGGATTCCAACATTAGTACTATAAATACAACTCAATTCCACCAAAAAAAGGGGGGTTTATATTGTTTGTTTTTCTTGCAACAGAGGTACTCAGATGTGGCATATATTCCTGGCTTTCCGATGACAGTAAAGCAGGAAATGAGGAGTATAGAACAGTATTCTGATCATGATCTCTTGGGTGGACGTGGTACAACACGATCGGTTGAACTCGTGAATTGAATTGCAATGGATGTAGCGCTTGACTCGAGGTTGCATGCAATGCAATTGACCCTCAACTGCAGACTACGTCACCAGCACTCGAGTGAGCCCATGTCCAGTCCAATTAATCGTTAGGTTTGCGTCCTATCCACATCGATACTATGTTTCCCCTTTTCATTTCTGCAGCGCAGACGATGCAACGAGTGACACATTCCGGTGGTAGTTTCACAATGCCAGGCTTTTCAGTTCATATGTTAGTGTATGCAGTAGAACTTAAGAGTATTGTATTAGTGCGAGAACGGTTTGGATACTAGTAATTATTTGTTCTTGTTAGAGATGGATGTAGGAAGGCTATCTGGCTATATTAACATTTTTCATGAATATGCGGGATGTGTCTCTTTTCATTGGTAAGTAAGAAAATGAAGTACGCACATAAAAAGAGTAGAAAATGACCAAATCAACAGCACACGTCAATCAGATACTAATCTGGGTCGCGTGAGAAGAAGACATGGGTTACTCAGCCCAAGAATACCCAGAACGATCTACAACAATATCGACTCAGGCCCTTGGTTTAGGCTCTAGCCCAAAGCCCGAAAGTGCCTTTCTGCCCCTTGGTTTAGGCTCTAGCCCAAAGCTCGGTGAACggtaaaataataaaaaaaatctattttttttgggagaaacattgacaaaagttccaagtgcttgcaaaaattcgtcTTACAATCACATTCTTGTAAGGAacagcaaaaaaaaaacaaattctgtgctccaaaatgcttttgaaagtagcattttcagagtatcaaattttttttgccacgccttctaggaatgtgatttcatgatgataTTTTGCAAGCACTTCAAATTTTTGTCAATGTTTCGATTTTGTTTCAATTTTACTGTTTACCCAAACTCATTTGAGCTCCCGAGCAGAAACTCTACGTCACCCAAAGCCGTGCTTCATCTTGGGTTTGCGAAAGTACACGCAAGCCCCCCAAAACATAAGTGGTATTTAACTACAAAACTCCCAAACCAGAGGCGGGAGAGGGAAAATGTCCTCCTTGCTGGTTGCGTCCACGAGCGCTGCGGGTCCATCCCGCCTGGCATGCCACAACCATGTTTCAGGTTGGGTGGCCCCGTCGACCACCGCACGACAGGGGAGAGAGCAGGGCTGCTCCAAAATTGCGCATCCATGATGTTGGGCTAGCAAACCAACACACTGGTTATTGAGGAGGAANNNNNNNNNNNNNNNNNNNNNNNNNNNNNNNNNNNNNNNNNNNNNNNNNNNNNNNNNNNNNNNNNNNNNNNNNNNNNNNNNNNNNNNNNNNNNNNNNNNNNNNNNNNNNNNNNNNNNNNNNNNNNNNNNNNNNNNNNNNNNNNNNNNNNNNNNNNNNNNNNNNNNNNNNNNNNNNNNNNNNNNNNNNNNNNNNNNNNNNNNNNNNNNNNNNNNNNNNNNNNNNNNNNNNNNNNNNNNNNNNNNNNNNNNNNNNNNNNNNNNNNNNNNNNNNNNNNNNNNNNNAGGTGGGCCCTAAGCCAGCCTAACATTTGAGTCAAACTTtctaaaaaaacataaaaaattgAGTCAAACGGTGTGAGTTTTTTCATGCCACATCATCACTTATGGAGGGAGCCACCCATCAGATTTAGTGTCAGGTGCTGCTAATCGACCGATCAGTGCTTTCGGCAAATTGTCAACAGAAAACCGGATTTTTCTTTTGCCAAAAAAATTGTCGTGCTATGTTTATTTAGGGTTCACAATTATGGTTGTTATTACAATTTACTCCATTCCACAAGCAGCTTGCCGACGGATGATGAGAGCGATGCTTCTTCAGTCCCTCCCCCACACACTACGCGCTTCACCTTCTACGGCTGCCGATGCTCTGCGTCTTGAGAGTTTCAAACATTTCGGGAACTGAGTTTACAAAACTCATGTGTTTTTTCTATCCTCTGTCTATATGTTGCGGTTCAATTTATGTGTGTTGCAGAGTTTGTATAACTTGTCGTGCACGAACACACTGAACCAACACGGTAAGTTCAGAAAGAAGCCAGACAATCACACCGTACACATTAATTAGCACAATCCTGAAACAACACTAGACAGGTCCCTGAAACATCTTACCAAAACATAGGCCTTCAGCAGGCAAATAGGTTCAGGCCTCACGCTCAGTTCAGCAAATGAGCAAAAGTGCACTAGGACTACGGCGACATTTCAACATGTTCTTACTGCACCCGAGCAAAAAGTACCCAGCAAATTACATATGAGTGAGTTCATAGGAATGGGACACTTAGCTAGTAGACGAAAAGCAGCAACTTGATGGTGCTAGATCCATGAAGACCGAAGAACGGCGGGCAAAGTAGACCAGCCGAACAACGCCTCCCAATAGAAATGGAACCCTGCATAAACAGCAAG from Triticum dicoccoides isolate Atlit2015 ecotype Zavitan chromosome 6A, WEW_v2.0, whole genome shotgun sequence encodes:
- the LOC119318756 gene encoding protein LITTLE ZIPPER 3-like, whose translation is MERANTELYLENLCIMQANERLRRTAQLLDQENKQLLADVKRKQQHMAASSKAAAQLAKGGGPSGAAPSKSGKQQPQ